One genomic region from Jilunia laotingensis encodes:
- a CDS encoding HlyD family secretion protein, translating to MKTIKLIGYVLGVSLLTACGGGLPAYDATGTFETTEVLVSSEAAGRLLRFDIEEGSVLQAGEQVGLVDTVQLFLKKRQLEASVKSVEGQRPDVLKQVAAIKEQIATAEREKHRVENLLKAGAANQKQLDDADAQLEVLRKQLIAQGSTLLNSRESLTWQSSSVGIQVAQIEDQLMKCHIISPINGTVLAKYAEAGELAAMGKPLFKVADMDQMYIRAYITSEQLAKVKLGQNVTVYSDYGNDERKEYPGVVTWISDRSEFTPKTILTKDERANLVYAVKIAVKNDGFLKIGMYGGVKFE from the coding sequence ATGAAAACAATAAAACTGATAGGATATGTTTTGGGGGTATCACTTTTGACAGCTTGTGGAGGAGGATTGCCCGCCTATGATGCTACGGGTACGTTTGAAACGACTGAAGTCCTGGTCTCTTCCGAAGCGGCTGGCAGATTACTCCGTTTTGATATCGAGGAGGGCAGTGTGTTGCAAGCCGGTGAGCAGGTAGGATTGGTGGATACGGTGCAACTGTTTCTGAAAAAAAGGCAACTGGAAGCAAGTGTGAAGTCAGTGGAGGGACAAAGACCGGATGTCCTGAAACAAGTTGCCGCCATCAAGGAACAAATTGCCACGGCAGAAAGAGAGAAACACCGGGTGGAGAATCTGTTAAAGGCAGGTGCTGCCAATCAGAAGCAACTGGATGATGCAGATGCTCAATTGGAAGTGTTGAGAAAGCAATTGATTGCTCAGGGATCGACGTTATTGAATAGCCGGGAAAGTCTGACATGGCAAAGTTCCTCTGTCGGAATACAGGTGGCGCAGATAGAAGACCAATTGATGAAATGCCATATCATTTCTCCCATCAACGGGACGGTATTGGCGAAATATGCCGAAGCCGGGGAGTTGGCTGCAATGGGGAAGCCTTTGTTTAAAGTGGCGGACATGGATCAGATGTATATACGCGCCTATATAACGTCAGAGCAGTTGGCAAAGGTGAAATTGGGGCAGAATGTGACCGTTTATTCAGATTATGGGAATGATGAACGGAAAGAGTATCCGGGCGTGGTGACATGGATATCCGATCGCTCGGAGTTTACCCCCAAGACGATATTGACCAAGGACGAACGTGCCAATCTGGTTTATGCCGTTAAGATTGCGGTCAAGAATGACGGTTTCCTCAAAATCGGAATGTACGGAGGGGTCAAGTTTGAATGA
- a CDS encoding ATP-binding cassette domain-containing protein — translation MEAAITVDHISKRYGKVEALKEVSLSVRPGEIFGLIGPDGAGKSTLFRILTTLLLPDRGTAVVGGCDVVKEYKEIRQRVGYMPGRFSLYQDLTVEENLNFFATVFNTTIEENYDLVKDIYQQIEPFRKRRAGALSGGMKQKLALSCALIHKPDILFLDEPTTGVDPVSRKEFWEMLHRLKEQGITIIASTPIMDEARQCDRIAFINEGQIHGIDTPERILQRFASILCPPGLERGETGYQNEYVIEVDGLCKCFGSFTAVDHISFKVKRGEIFGFLGANGAGKTTAMRMLCGLSKPTSGTGRVAGFDLSTQSEEVKKNIGYMSQKFSLYEDLKVWENIRLFAGIYGMKEKEIEIKTDELLDRLGFASERDTLVKSLPLGWKQKLAFSVSIFHEPRIVFLDEPTGGVDPATRRQFWELIYQAADRGITVFVTTHYMDEAEYCNRVSIMVDGRIEALDTPNKLREQFHAATMDDVFQQLARKAVRKAD, via the coding sequence ATGGAAGCTGCAATAACAGTTGATCACATCAGCAAGCGGTATGGCAAAGTGGAGGCATTGAAAGAGGTCTCGTTATCTGTCAGACCGGGAGAAATATTCGGGCTAATCGGGCCGGACGGGGCGGGGAAGAGTACACTCTTTCGTATACTCACCACTTTGTTGTTGCCCGATAGGGGTACGGCTGTAGTCGGTGGATGTGATGTGGTGAAAGAATATAAAGAAATCCGTCAGCGGGTAGGTTATATGCCCGGCCGGTTCTCTCTCTATCAAGATCTGACAGTGGAGGAGAATCTGAATTTTTTTGCAACTGTTTTTAATACTACCATTGAGGAGAATTACGATCTGGTGAAAGATATATATCAGCAGATCGAGCCTTTTCGCAAACGCCGTGCCGGAGCTTTGTCCGGGGGAATGAAACAAAAGCTGGCATTGAGTTGCGCCCTTATTCATAAACCGGATATCTTGTTCCTCGATGAACCGACTACAGGAGTAGATCCGGTTTCAAGGAAAGAGTTCTGGGAAATGTTGCATCGGCTGAAAGAACAGGGGATAACCATTATCGCTTCAACTCCGATAATGGATGAGGCCCGGCAGTGCGACCGTATCGCTTTTATCAATGAAGGGCAGATACACGGGATAGATACACCGGAAAGAATCCTGCAACGATTTGCCTCCATACTTTGTCCGCCCGGATTGGAACGGGGAGAAACAGGATACCAGAATGAATACGTGATTGAAGTGGATGGTTTATGCAAGTGCTTTGGCAGTTTTACTGCCGTAGATCATATTTCATTTAAGGTAAAGCGTGGCGAGATCTTCGGCTTTTTGGGAGCCAACGGAGCTGGTAAGACCACTGCCATGCGTATGCTTTGCGGATTGAGCAAGCCTACTTCCGGAACGGGGCGTGTGGCGGGATTCGACCTCTCTACCCAATCGGAAGAGGTGAAAAAGAACATAGGTTATATGAGCCAGAAATTTTCACTTTATGAGGATTTGAAAGTCTGGGAGAACATCCGACTTTTTGCCGGCATTTACGGTATGAAAGAGAAAGAGATTGAAATAAAAACCGATGAGTTGCTCGATCGCCTCGGATTTGCCTCGGAACGGGATACGTTGGTAAAAAGCCTCCCTTTGGGATGGAAGCAGAAACTTGCGTTCTCCGTTTCTATATTTCACGAACCCCGGATTGTGTTTCTTGATGAACCTACGGGCGGGGTGGACCCGGCTACGAGGCGACAATTCTGGGAATTGATCTATCAGGCGGCAGACCGTGGAATTACTGTTTTTGTGACGACTCATTACATGGATGAGGCTGAGTATTGCAACCGGGTTTCTATCATGGTGGATGGCCGCATCGAGGCACTCGATACACCGAATAAACTGAGAGAGCAGTTTCATGCTGCAACAATGGATGACGTATTTCAACAACTGGCCCGTAAGGCCGTTCGTAAAGCCGATTGA
- a CDS encoding ABC transporter permease — MKQFIAFVRKEFYHIFRDRRTMLILLGMPVVQIILFGFAISTEVRNVRVAVLDPSNDVMTRRIIDQLEASEYFKIERLVHSPEELETVFREGDADMAVVFSPQFMDDMYSGDAQVQLVADATDPNMATTRTNYASGVIASVQQEMLREILSKSQAASMSSGVSAVSSSGGTLVPDLKLLYNPQMKSTYNFVPGVMGLILMLICAMMTSISIVREKETGTMEILLVSPVRPLFVILSKAVPYFVLSFVNLVTILLLSVYVLEVPVAGSLFWLIAVSLLFIFVSLALGLLISSVTRTQVAAMLASGLILMMPTMILSGMIFPIESMPLVLQGISAILPARWYIQAVRKLMIEGVDVTLVMQEIGILALMAVVLITISFKKFKNRLE, encoded by the coding sequence ATGAAACAGTTTATAGCTTTTGTAAGAAAAGAATTTTATCATATCTTCCGTGACCGGCGTACCATGCTTATCTTGCTGGGGATGCCTGTTGTGCAAATCATACTCTTTGGTTTTGCTATTTCTACGGAAGTAAGGAATGTCCGCGTGGCTGTACTCGATCCGTCGAATGACGTGATGACTCGCCGGATCATCGATCAGTTGGAAGCGAGTGAATATTTCAAAATAGAACGGTTGGTGCATTCCCCGGAAGAATTGGAGACCGTCTTCAGGGAGGGCGATGCGGACATGGCTGTGGTATTCAGCCCGCAGTTCATGGATGATATGTACAGCGGGGATGCTCAAGTCCAGCTTGTGGCGGATGCGACCGATCCCAATATGGCTACTACGCGGACAAATTATGCTTCGGGTGTCATAGCCTCCGTACAACAGGAGATGCTACGGGAGATACTTTCAAAGTCCCAAGCCGCTTCGATGTCATCCGGAGTTTCTGCCGTCTCCTCTTCGGGTGGTACATTAGTGCCTGATTTGAAATTATTGTATAATCCGCAGATGAAGAGTACATATAACTTTGTTCCCGGGGTGATGGGGCTTATTCTGATGTTGATCTGTGCCATGATGACCTCTATCTCCATTGTCCGTGAGAAAGAAACGGGGACTATGGAAATATTGCTTGTGTCACCTGTGCGCCCTTTGTTTGTGATACTTTCCAAAGCGGTGCCCTATTTTGTCTTGTCTTTTGTCAATCTTGTGACGATACTTTTACTGTCCGTTTACGTGTTGGAAGTTCCGGTGGCGGGCAGTCTGTTCTGGTTGATAGCCGTATCGCTGCTTTTTATATTTGTTTCATTGGCATTGGGATTGCTTATCTCGTCTGTGACCCGGACACAGGTGGCGGCTATGCTGGCTTCGGGGCTGATACTGATGATGCCGACAATGATCCTTTCCGGAATGATTTTCCCGATAGAAAGTATGCCTTTGGTGCTACAAGGGATTTCTGCCATCCTTCCGGCACGTTGGTATATTCAGGCAGTGCGCAAACTGATGATCGAGGGAGTTGATGTTACTTTGGTGATGCAAGAGATCGGAATCCTGGCATTGATGGCGGTGGTACTGATCACTATTAGTTTTAAGAAGTTTAAAAACAGATTGGAATGA
- a CDS encoding ABC transporter permease, which yields MIKFLIEKEFKQLFRNSFLPRLILLFPCMIMILMPWAMNLEIRNVALNIVDNDHTTTSRRLVEKIAASSYFRLTGLPDSYSEALRNVEAGNADLILEIPRDMEREFMNGNSAHVLVAANAVNGTKGGLGGAYLSTIVNEYALQLQEEMPQNVQTTFVTNGKLPIELSTLNLFNPNLNYKLFMIPALMVMLLTLICGFLPALNVVGEKEAGTIEQINVTPVSRFTFIIAKLLPYWIIGFVVLTICFLLAWLLYGIVPVGNLGLIYFFSVLFVLAMSGLGLVISNHSATMQQAMFVMWFCMLILILMSGLFTPISSMPGWAQAITVLNPLKYLMEVMRMVFLKGSSLMDLLPQLFALLLFATVLNFWAVMSYKKRM from the coding sequence ATGATAAAGTTTCTCATTGAAAAAGAATTTAAGCAGTTGTTCCGTAACTCTTTCTTGCCGCGGCTCATCCTGCTCTTTCCCTGTATGATAATGATTCTCATGCCTTGGGCTATGAATCTGGAAATCCGTAACGTAGCCTTGAATATCGTTGATAATGATCATACCACGACTTCCCGCAGGCTGGTTGAGAAGATAGCTGCCTCCAGCTATTTCCGCTTGACGGGGCTTCCGGATTCTTATTCCGAAGCTCTCCGGAATGTAGAAGCGGGGAATGCCGATCTTATCCTTGAGATTCCCCGGGATATGGAACGTGAATTTATGAATGGCAATTCAGCTCATGTACTGGTTGCCGCAAATGCGGTTAACGGTACGAAAGGCGGACTCGGAGGTGCATATCTTTCAACGATTGTTAATGAATATGCCCTGCAACTGCAAGAAGAAATGCCGCAAAATGTCCAGACTACTTTCGTTACAAATGGGAAACTGCCGATAGAGTTGTCCACTCTGAATCTTTTTAATCCGAACCTGAATTATAAACTGTTTATGATTCCCGCGTTAATGGTGATGCTCCTTACCCTTATTTGCGGTTTTCTTCCTGCCCTCAATGTGGTTGGGGAAAAGGAGGCAGGTACTATCGAGCAGATTAATGTAACACCGGTTTCCCGTTTTACTTTCATTATTGCCAAATTATTGCCGTACTGGATTATCGGTTTTGTTGTACTTACCATCTGTTTTCTTCTAGCCTGGTTGCTTTATGGGATTGTGCCCGTTGGTAACTTGGGGCTAATTTACTTTTTTTCCGTGCTATTTGTATTGGCGATGTCCGGGCTTGGGCTGGTTATTTCCAATCATTCGGCAACGATGCAGCAGGCGATGTTCGTCATGTGGTTTTGTATGCTGATCTTGATTCTGATGAGTGGTTTATTCACTCCCATTAGCAGTATGCCCGGATGGGCGCAGGCAATTACAGTTCTGAACCCGTTGAAATATCTGATGGAGGTCATGCGCATGGTATTTCTGAAGGGAAGTAGCCTCATGGATTTGTTGCCTCAACTATTCGCTTTACTGCTCTTTGCAACAGTTTTGAATTTTTGGGCGGTGATGAGTTATAAGAAAAGGATGTAG
- a CDS encoding Hsp20/alpha crystallin family protein codes for MMPVRRTQNWLPSIFNDFFDNEWMAKANATAPAINVIETENGYKVEVAAPGMTKGDFNIRIDEDNNLVISMEKKIEDKEDKKDGRYLRREFSYSKFQQTMILPENVDKEKISAQVENGVLTIELPKLSEEEVKKAERTIEIK; via the coding sequence ATGATGCCTGTTAGAAGAACTCAAAACTGGTTACCAAGTATTTTCAATGATTTCTTTGATAATGAATGGATGGCTAAAGCCAACGCAACCGCACCAGCTATCAATGTAATCGAAACAGAAAATGGATACAAAGTAGAAGTTGCTGCTCCGGGAATGACTAAGGGAGATTTCAACATCCGTATCGATGAGGATAACAATCTTGTTATTTCTATGGAGAAAAAGATAGAAGACAAAGAGGATAAGAAGGACGGTCGCTATCTTCGTCGCGAATTCTCATACTCCAAATTCCAGCAAACCATGATTCTTCCGGAGAATGTCGATAAAGAAAAGATATCCGCCCAAGTAGAAAATGGTGTGTTGACAATTGAATTACCTAAACTCAGCGAAGAAGAAGTCAAGAAAGCTGAAAGAACCATCGAGATAAAATAA